A genomic stretch from Arachis stenosperma cultivar V10309 chromosome 3, arast.V10309.gnm1.PFL2, whole genome shotgun sequence includes:
- the LOC130967639 gene encoding galacturonokinase isoform X2 produces MPGSASVAEVRRIVSNMAGVTKEEVRIVASPYRICPLGAHIDHQGGTVSAMTLDMGILLGFVPSRSSEVLLISGDFEGQVRFRVDEIQQPIQTTTENGNSRKDSSEQQEQCKWGRYARGAVYALQSRGNKLSKGIFGLISDGDGLNSVGLSSSAAAGIAYLMAFEHANNLAISPTENIEYDRLIENEYLGLKNGIMDQSAILLSSHGCLLCMNCKTKDYRLIQRPKVQEYKKSGQPKGTKILVALSGLKGALTSNPGYNGRVAECQKAARVLLEASGDFTAEPILSNVKPEVYETHKCKLDSNLAKRAEHYFSENTRVAKGVEAWAKGNLKEFGDLVSASGRSSVQNYECGAEPLIQLYEILLRAPGVLGARFSGAGFRGCCIAFVEADLADEAASFVEREYPKAQPLLAREMELQGQTSIFICESGDCARVL; encoded by the exons ATGCCAGGATCTGCGTCG GTAGCTGAAGTGAGACGGATAGTTTCTAACATGGCAGGGGTTACGAAAGAGGAAGTTCGAATTGTGGCATCTCCCTATCGAATTTGTCCTTTAGGGGCTCATATTGATCACCAG GGTGGGACTGTTTCGGCTATGACATTAGATATGGGAATACTTCTAGGGTTTGTCCCTTCAAGAAGTAGTGAG GTGTTACTTATTTCAGGAGATTTTGAAGGGCAAGTTCGGTTCAG AGTTGATGAGATTCAACAGCCAATACAAACCACCACTGAAAATGGGAACTCAAGAAAAGATTCTTCTGAGCAACAAGAACAATGTAAATGGGGGCGTTATGCTAGAGGAGCTGTATATGCTCTACAGAGTAGAGGAAACAAACTTTCTAAG GGTATCTTTGGATTAATATCTGATGGTGATGGCCTGAACAGTGTGGGTCTAAGCTCTTCTGCTGCA GCCGGAATAGCTTACCTCATGGCTTTCGAACATGCAAATAATTTAGCAATATCTCCCACAGAGAATATTGAATATGATAG GTTGATTGAGAATGAATATTTGGGTCTGAAGAATGGTATAATGGACCAGTCAGCCATACTACTTTCAAGCCATGGTTGTTTGTTATGCATGAATTGCAAG ACCAAAGATTACAGGCTTATACAACGACCGAAGGTCCAAGAATACAAGAAGAGTGGGCAACCAAAGGGAACGAAAATATTGGTGGCACTCTCTGGGTTGAAGGGAGCTTTGACTAGCAACCCTGGATATAATGGGCGAGTTGCAGAGTGTCAAAAGGCAGCACGAGTTCTTTTGGA AGCATCTGGAGATTTCACAGCGGAGCCCATCCTATCTAATG TTAAACCAGAAGTTTATGAGACTCACAAG TGCAAATTAGATAGCAATCTAGCCAAAAGAGCTGAGCATTATTTCTCTGAGAATACGCGGGTTGCGAAGG GAGTTGAGGCCTGGGCAAAGGGTAATCTAAAAGAATTTGGAGATCTCGTTTCAGCTTCTGGTCGAAGTTCAGTTCAAAATTATGAATGCG GTGCGGAACCACTGATTCAATTGTATGAGATCCTTTTGAGGGCTCCTGGTGTATTGGGAGCGCGCTTCAGCGGTGCTGGGTTTAGAGGATGCTGCATTGCATTTGTGGAGGCTGACCTTGCAGATGAAGCTGCATCATTTGTTGAGAGGGAATATCCCAAGGCCCAGCCTTTGTTGGCTAGGGAAATGGAATTACAAGGACAGACATCAATTTTTATATGTGAATCTGGTGATTGTGCAcgtgtactttga
- the LOC130967639 gene encoding galacturonokinase isoform X1: MARHYSWPSDRAVAEVRRIVSNMAGVTKEEVRIVASPYRICPLGAHIDHQGGTVSAMTLDMGILLGFVPSRSSEVLLISGDFEGQVRFRVDEIQQPIQTTTENGNSRKDSSEQQEQCKWGRYARGAVYALQSRGNKLSKGIFGLISDGDGLNSVGLSSSAAAGIAYLMAFEHANNLAISPTENIEYDRLIENEYLGLKNGIMDQSAILLSSHGCLLCMNCKTKDYRLIQRPKVQEYKKSGQPKGTKILVALSGLKGALTSNPGYNGRVAECQKAARVLLEASGDFTAEPILSNVKPEVYETHKCKLDSNLAKRAEHYFSENTRVAKGVEAWAKGNLKEFGDLVSASGRSSVQNYECGAEPLIQLYEILLRAPGVLGARFSGAGFRGCCIAFVEADLADEAASFVEREYPKAQPLLAREMELQGQTSIFICESGDCARVL; this comes from the exons ATGGCTCGACACTACTCTTGGCCTTCTGATCGCGCG GTAGCTGAAGTGAGACGGATAGTTTCTAACATGGCAGGGGTTACGAAAGAGGAAGTTCGAATTGTGGCATCTCCCTATCGAATTTGTCCTTTAGGGGCTCATATTGATCACCAG GGTGGGACTGTTTCGGCTATGACATTAGATATGGGAATACTTCTAGGGTTTGTCCCTTCAAGAAGTAGTGAG GTGTTACTTATTTCAGGAGATTTTGAAGGGCAAGTTCGGTTCAG AGTTGATGAGATTCAACAGCCAATACAAACCACCACTGAAAATGGGAACTCAAGAAAAGATTCTTCTGAGCAACAAGAACAATGTAAATGGGGGCGTTATGCTAGAGGAGCTGTATATGCTCTACAGAGTAGAGGAAACAAACTTTCTAAG GGTATCTTTGGATTAATATCTGATGGTGATGGCCTGAACAGTGTGGGTCTAAGCTCTTCTGCTGCA GCCGGAATAGCTTACCTCATGGCTTTCGAACATGCAAATAATTTAGCAATATCTCCCACAGAGAATATTGAATATGATAG GTTGATTGAGAATGAATATTTGGGTCTGAAGAATGGTATAATGGACCAGTCAGCCATACTACTTTCAAGCCATGGTTGTTTGTTATGCATGAATTGCAAG ACCAAAGATTACAGGCTTATACAACGACCGAAGGTCCAAGAATACAAGAAGAGTGGGCAACCAAAGGGAACGAAAATATTGGTGGCACTCTCTGGGTTGAAGGGAGCTTTGACTAGCAACCCTGGATATAATGGGCGAGTTGCAGAGTGTCAAAAGGCAGCACGAGTTCTTTTGGA AGCATCTGGAGATTTCACAGCGGAGCCCATCCTATCTAATG TTAAACCAGAAGTTTATGAGACTCACAAG TGCAAATTAGATAGCAATCTAGCCAAAAGAGCTGAGCATTATTTCTCTGAGAATACGCGGGTTGCGAAGG GAGTTGAGGCCTGGGCAAAGGGTAATCTAAAAGAATTTGGAGATCTCGTTTCAGCTTCTGGTCGAAGTTCAGTTCAAAATTATGAATGCG GTGCGGAACCACTGATTCAATTGTATGAGATCCTTTTGAGGGCTCCTGGTGTATTGGGAGCGCGCTTCAGCGGTGCTGGGTTTAGAGGATGCTGCATTGCATTTGTGGAGGCTGACCTTGCAGATGAAGCTGCATCATTTGTTGAGAGGGAATATCCCAAGGCCCAGCCTTTGTTGGCTAGGGAAATGGAATTACAAGGACAGACATCAATTTTTATATGTGAATCTGGTGATTGTGCAcgtgtactttga